A single genomic interval of Arthrobacter methylotrophus harbors:
- a CDS encoding DUF3427 domain-containing protein, producing MTSLSNFPQLTPNFGTVDDEDSADVLSRHVADAVRQALAAVQPAERVALANTLLQEVQSADRISQGPTQLRSLHRPDALKRRQLRRPTTPLSDSALLTNSKDDPNLAAELRTEIESADTVDLLCAFVRWTGLRLLQPALEQLKERGARLRVITTTYMGATERRAIDELVTRYGAEVKISYETQATRLHAKAWLFRRNSGFDTAYVGSSNLSQAALLDGLEWNVRLSSVGTPALLNKFQVTFDSYWAQRAFQSYDPERDGEKLDAALERNGGRRTAAPEAVTGLEVQPFLHQEEMLEDIEAERLKGFNHNLVVAATGTGKTVIAALDYKRLCEAAGRDLKLLFVAHRQEILKQAMRTYRDVMQDGAFGELYVGAHKPEEWKHIFASVQTLSSLGIEQLEPDFFDVVVIDEFHHAMAPTYRRLLDHLQPQQLLGLTATPERGDGVDVAKQFFDGRTASELRLWDALDADLLVPFHYFGVSDDVDLSQLDWKRGNYDAAQLNNLYTGNDARAAKVIRELRDKVTSTDQMRAIGFCVSVQHAHYMAEVFNRAGIASTAVDGSTDDADRAAALERLRRQEINCIFAVDLFNEGLDLPQVDTILMLRPTQSATIFLQQLGRGLRRAEGKAVLTVMDFIGQQRREFRFDLRYRALTGYGRKELEKAVEHEFPYLPSGSQIVLDRVAQKLVLDNIKAQLRFNRAQLVRDIASYAETELEAYLKHSGNDVKSIYRSTRDSWTGYLRQAGLIEGFSPLEAVLKGRVHELSDADERRLLGRMAALIHVDDPERAQAYSMLVSPDAPRYAALGMREQTFARMLFYTLWDDGGGFQSYDAGLDYLRGYQFVCNEIRQIVKLGVAASKHAAKGLGAGLQHIPLLSHATYRREEILAALQYGSLELGKNVQHREGVAWCPATSTDTFFVTLNKDDKKHSATTMYKDYAISPELFHWESQNATSPGSPTGRRYLDRASHGSKILIFTRETSEDETGLTVPYQCLGQVDYVQHSGEKPIAITWKLHRPMPADVYAAAAAVAQ from the coding sequence ATGACAAGCCTCTCAAACTTCCCTCAGCTAACGCCGAATTTTGGAACCGTCGACGACGAAGATAGTGCGGATGTACTGTCCCGCCACGTCGCCGACGCCGTCCGCCAAGCTCTGGCTGCAGTCCAACCCGCCGAGCGCGTGGCTCTCGCAAACACACTCCTTCAGGAAGTGCAGAGCGCGGATCGTATCTCACAGGGCCCCACCCAGCTCCGCTCCCTGCACCGCCCGGACGCACTGAAACGCCGGCAACTGCGCCGCCCCACCACGCCGCTATCAGACTCGGCCCTCCTAACCAATAGCAAAGACGACCCGAACCTCGCAGCCGAGCTCCGAACTGAGATTGAATCGGCCGATACGGTCGATCTCCTCTGCGCGTTTGTGCGCTGGACCGGCCTCCGATTGCTCCAGCCCGCACTCGAGCAACTGAAGGAACGCGGTGCTCGCCTGAGAGTCATCACCACCACGTACATGGGCGCAACCGAGCGCCGCGCGATCGACGAGCTGGTGACCCGGTACGGGGCCGAGGTGAAGATCAGCTACGAAACCCAGGCCACGCGCCTCCATGCGAAGGCCTGGCTATTCCGCAGGAACTCAGGATTCGATACCGCCTATGTCGGTAGCTCCAATCTCAGCCAAGCGGCCCTCCTCGATGGCCTCGAATGGAACGTCAGGCTTAGTTCCGTCGGAACGCCGGCACTCCTGAACAAGTTCCAAGTCACCTTCGACAGCTACTGGGCACAGCGGGCTTTTCAAAGCTACGACCCGGAGCGTGACGGAGAAAAGCTCGACGCCGCACTGGAGCGCAACGGCGGACGACGCACGGCAGCCCCGGAGGCAGTCACGGGCCTGGAAGTCCAGCCCTTCCTTCACCAGGAGGAGATGCTTGAAGACATCGAAGCCGAGCGGCTCAAGGGCTTCAACCACAACCTCGTCGTTGCAGCAACGGGCACCGGAAAGACGGTGATCGCCGCACTCGACTACAAAAGACTGTGCGAGGCCGCCGGCCGTGATCTGAAGCTGCTCTTCGTTGCGCATCGCCAGGAAATCCTCAAACAGGCGATGCGCACCTACCGTGACGTTATGCAGGACGGCGCTTTCGGTGAACTCTACGTCGGGGCACATAAACCGGAGGAGTGGAAGCACATCTTCGCGTCGGTACAGACCCTTTCGTCCCTCGGCATTGAACAGCTGGAACCGGACTTCTTCGACGTCGTGGTCATCGACGAATTCCACCACGCCATGGCGCCCACCTACCGCCGGTTACTGGACCACCTCCAACCGCAGCAGCTCCTCGGACTGACCGCGACGCCGGAACGCGGCGACGGAGTCGACGTCGCCAAACAGTTCTTCGACGGCCGAACGGCGTCGGAGCTGCGACTCTGGGACGCTCTCGACGCCGATCTGCTGGTGCCGTTCCACTATTTCGGCGTCTCGGACGACGTCGATTTGAGCCAACTGGACTGGAAGCGCGGCAATTACGATGCTGCCCAGCTGAACAACCTCTACACCGGCAACGACGCCCGCGCCGCCAAGGTGATCCGCGAACTTCGAGACAAAGTCACCAGCACCGACCAGATGCGGGCCATCGGGTTCTGCGTCTCGGTCCAGCACGCCCACTACATGGCCGAGGTCTTCAACCGTGCCGGGATCGCCTCCACTGCGGTCGACGGGAGCACCGACGACGCCGACCGGGCGGCGGCTCTAGAGCGGCTCCGTCGCCAGGAGATCAATTGCATCTTCGCCGTCGACCTCTTCAACGAAGGTCTGGATCTCCCGCAGGTGGACACCATCCTGATGCTCCGGCCTACGCAGAGCGCCACGATTTTCCTCCAGCAGCTGGGGCGCGGGCTGCGCCGTGCCGAGGGCAAGGCGGTGCTGACAGTTATGGATTTCATCGGCCAGCAACGCCGCGAGTTCCGCTTCGACCTGCGCTACCGGGCGCTGACTGGCTACGGGCGCAAGGAGCTGGAGAAGGCCGTCGAGCATGAGTTTCCGTATCTTCCCTCGGGGTCGCAGATCGTGTTAGATCGGGTGGCGCAGAAGTTGGTGCTGGACAACATCAAGGCACAGCTGCGGTTCAACCGGGCACAGCTTGTTCGGGACATCGCCTCGTATGCTGAGACCGAGCTGGAGGCGTACCTGAAGCACTCCGGGAACGACGTGAAGTCGATCTACCGGTCCACGAGGGATTCGTGGACTGGCTATCTTCGCCAGGCGGGGCTGATCGAGGGGTTCTCGCCGTTGGAGGCAGTCCTCAAGGGGAGGGTCCACGAACTCTCAGATGCCGACGAGAGAAGGCTCCTTGGCCGTATGGCAGCGCTCATCCACGTGGACGATCCGGAACGTGCACAGGCGTACTCGATGCTGGTAAGCCCCGACGCGCCCCGCTATGCCGCGCTCGGCATGCGGGAGCAGACTTTCGCGAGAATGCTGTTCTACACGCTTTGGGACGACGGCGGCGGTTTCCAGTCGTACGACGCTGGCCTGGACTATCTGCGCGGCTACCAGTTTGTGTGCAACGAGATTCGTCAGATCGTGAAGCTCGGGGTTGCGGCTTCCAAACATGCAGCTAAGGGGCTCGGAGCGGGGCTGCAGCACATTCCTCTCCTATCGCACGCGACCTACCGACGCGAGGAAATTCTGGCGGCCCTGCAGTACGGTTCGCTGGAGCTTGGCAAGAACGTTCAGCACCGGGAGGGAGTGGCCTGGTGCCCGGCGACGTCCACGGACACCTTCTTTGTCACGCTCAATAAGGACGACAAGAAGCATTCGGCGACAACGATGTACAAGGACTATGCGATCAGCCCGGAGCTGTTCCATTGGGAATCGCAGAACGCGACGTCACCCGGAAGCCCGACGGGTCGGCGGTACCTGGACAGGGCTTCGCACGGTTCGAAGATCCTGATTTTCACTCGCGAGACTTCAGAGGACGAGACAGGTCTGACAGTTCCGTACCAGTGCCTGGGCCAGGTTGACTACGTGCAGCATTCGGGTGAGAAACCGATCGCAATCACTTGGAAGCTGCACCGGCCGATGCCGGCTGATGTCTATGCGGCTGCGGCTGCGGTGGCGCAGTGA
- a CDS encoding IS3 family transposase (programmed frameshift), giving the protein MARRHTPEQVIAKVRQGQKMLNDGRPMVEVIKELQITEATWYRWLNQYGSEKNAEASRRTRELEKENARLKRLLAEKELAIDILNEVAKGKFLSPEPRRRAVRMAVEKFGASERLACKVLGQNRSAFRKKKPDMGFQEAQLRADLRAVAVKHPAWGWRKARWHLLAQPAWDGVALNRKRARRLWRDEGLACKARARKRRRTGPGAGEQKRLTAEYPMHVVSFDFQSDVTSCGRHIRFFNVIDEYTRTALAVIPRRSFKATDVVAVLEDIIAETGTAPTYVRCDNGPEFTAAALIDWCNTAGVDTAFIDPGSPWQNGFIESFNAQFRREQLTGEIMDTMAEARYLAEEWKAIYNHERPHGSLDGMTPKRYWENWTQENQLAIA; this is encoded by the exons ATGGCACGCAGACACACCCCCGAGCAGGTCATCGCCAAGGTCCGGCAGGGCCAGAAGATGCTCAATGACGGACGCCCGATGGTCGAAGTCATCAAGGAGCTCCAGATCACCGAAGCGACCTGGTACCGCTGGCTGAACCAGTACGGTTCCGAGAAGAACGCCGAGGCCTCCAGGCGGACCAGGGAGCTGGAGAAGGAGAACGCCCGGCTCAAGCGGCTGCTGGCGGAGAAGGAACTGGCCATCGACATCCTGAACGAGGTGGCGAAGGGAAAAT TTCTGAGCCCCGAACCCCGCCGCCGTGCCGTGCGCATGGCGGTGGAGAAGTTCGGGGCGTCCGAGCGCCTTGCCTGCAAAGTCCTGGGGCAGAACCGGTCCGCGTTCCGCAAGAAGAAACCTGACATGGGATTCCAGGAGGCCCAGCTGCGTGCGGACCTGAGGGCCGTGGCCGTAAAGCATCCCGCGTGGGGCTGGCGGAAGGCCCGCTGGCACCTGCTGGCCCAGCCTGCATGGGACGGGGTGGCGCTGAATAGGAAGCGGGCGCGCCGGCTCTGGCGTGACGAAGGCCTGGCCTGTAAAGCCAGGGCGCGGAAGAGGCGCAGGACCGGGCCCGGCGCCGGGGAACAGAAGCGGCTCACAGCCGAGTATCCGATGCACGTGGTCAGCTTCGACTTCCAGTCCGACGTGACCTCCTGCGGCCGGCACATCCGGTTCTTCAATGTCATCGACGAATACACCCGCACCGCCCTGGCAGTCATTCCGCGCCGGTCCTTCAAGGCCACCGACGTGGTCGCGGTGCTGGAGGACATCATCGCCGAGACCGGCACCGCACCGACCTACGTCCGCTGCGACAACGGACCGGAATTCACCGCCGCGGCACTGATTGACTGGTGCAACACCGCCGGCGTCGATACCGCGTTCATCGACCCGGGATCACCCTGGCAGAACGGCTTCATCGAATCCTTCAACGCCCAATTCAGAAGGGAACAGCTCACCGGAGAAATCATGGACACCATGGCCGAGGCAAGGTATTTGGCCGAGGAATGGAAAGCTATCTACAATCATGAACGGCCCCACGGATCCCTGGACGGCATGACGCCGAAACGCTACTGGGAGAACTGGACGCAGGAAAATCAACTAGCTATCGCATAG
- a CDS encoding nuclease-related domain-containing protein, with protein MCDASLPAGTEAIYESETKTVRCLECVPEAKSPDLGPLGEHSSPTESGVAGSSARREYERRKAKDEERLRAKWGRLGGLAVALSDERQSTKAWDQGAIGEERLGARLDSLATDDIAVLHDRRIPGSMANIDHIAITPGGIWVIDAKRYKGRPELKIEGGILRPRVEKLIVGRRDCTNLVDGVLKQIGLLRDLLGDVPVAGALCFVDADWPLIGGAFSTRGVHVLWPKRLAKLLAEQTAGDVDVAATCESVASRFKSA; from the coding sequence ATGTGCGATGCCTCTCTTCCCGCCGGGACGGAAGCGATTTATGAGAGCGAGACGAAGACCGTCCGCTGCCTGGAGTGCGTCCCCGAGGCTAAGTCCCCGGATCTCGGACCACTCGGTGAACATTCATCGCCCACGGAGTCCGGAGTAGCCGGGTCGTCGGCGCGACGTGAATACGAGCGCCGCAAGGCCAAGGATGAGGAGAGGCTCCGGGCGAAATGGGGCCGATTGGGTGGCCTTGCCGTCGCGCTCTCCGACGAGCGGCAAAGCACCAAGGCCTGGGACCAGGGTGCAATCGGCGAGGAACGCCTCGGGGCCCGGCTCGACTCCCTGGCGACCGACGACATCGCGGTCCTTCACGACCGCCGGATCCCCGGCTCGATGGCCAACATCGACCACATAGCCATCACTCCCGGTGGAATCTGGGTGATCGATGCCAAGCGGTACAAGGGCCGGCCTGAACTAAAGATCGAGGGTGGCATCCTTCGGCCACGCGTCGAGAAGCTTATTGTCGGCCGGCGCGACTGCACGAACCTGGTCGATGGGGTGCTTAAACAGATCGGGCTCTTACGCGACCTCCTCGGAGATGTGCCGGTCGCCGGGGCGCTGTGCTTCGTCGACGCCGACTGGCCCCTGATCGGGGGCGCGTTCTCGACTCGTGGCGTTCACGTGCTTTGGCCGAAACGGCTGGCCAAACTGCTTGCAGAGCAGACAGCCGGCGATGTTGATGTCGCCGCTACATGTGAGTCAGTGGCCTCGCGGTTCAAGTCTGCGTGA
- a CDS encoding 2-hydroxyacid dehydrogenase has translation MNGTALRVCLPDQKLLDAMEPSAEVEFLVWDLTGPAPADGFDLLVPPYMGRPDALAALDGVTVGLVQSQSIGYDGVADVLPSGCVFANAADVHETSTAELALGIMIASQRGIPEFVRNQSSGAWGAGQRPSLADRRVLLVGYGGVGKAIEARLLPFETHVTRMASRERDDERGRIYGVDSLYEQLPLHEIVVVTVPLSEATRGLVDARFLAAMPDGALLVNVARGPVADTEALLRETSSGRLRAALDVTDPEPLPADHPLWTVSGVLITPHVGGASSAMFPRMVRLIKKQISLMLAGEKPVNVVLG, from the coding sequence ATGAACGGAACCGCGCTGCGTGTGTGCCTGCCCGATCAGAAACTCCTGGACGCGATGGAACCTTCCGCCGAGGTCGAGTTCCTGGTGTGGGACCTGACTGGTCCCGCACCTGCGGACGGCTTCGACCTGCTGGTGCCGCCCTACATGGGCCGGCCAGATGCGCTCGCGGCGCTGGATGGCGTGACGGTTGGGTTGGTGCAGAGCCAGTCGATAGGGTACGACGGCGTCGCTGACGTCTTGCCGTCGGGTTGCGTTTTCGCCAACGCGGCGGACGTCCATGAGACGTCGACGGCGGAACTCGCCTTGGGGATCATGATCGCCAGCCAGCGTGGGATTCCGGAGTTTGTGCGGAACCAGTCGTCCGGTGCGTGGGGTGCCGGCCAGCGTCCCAGCCTGGCGGACCGCCGCGTTCTCCTGGTTGGCTACGGGGGAGTGGGGAAGGCCATTGAAGCCAGGCTGTTGCCGTTCGAAACGCACGTCACGCGAATGGCAAGCCGCGAACGGGACGATGAACGCGGCCGGATCTACGGCGTCGACTCACTGTACGAACAGTTGCCGCTGCACGAGATCGTGGTGGTCACCGTACCTTTATCCGAGGCCACCCGTGGGCTGGTGGACGCCCGGTTCCTCGCGGCGATGCCGGACGGCGCGTTGTTGGTCAACGTGGCTCGGGGTCCCGTGGCGGACACGGAAGCCTTGTTGCGGGAGACTTCTTCGGGACGGTTGCGTGCTGCCTTGGACGTGACCGACCCGGAGCCGCTGCCCGCCGACCATCCTTTGTGGACGGTCTCCGGTGTGCTGATCACGCCGCATGTGGGCGGGGCAAGCTCGGCCATGTTCCCTCGTATGGTCCGGCTGATCAAGAAACAGATTTCGTTGATGCTGGCTGGTGAGAAGCCGGTGAATGTGGTGCTGGGGTAA
- a CDS encoding alcohol dehydrogenase catalytic domain-containing protein has product MKAVQFAAPGASLQIVERDIPDVPRGHVLVKVAANGICHSDSMPAAGMASSYPRTPGHEIAGTIETLGEGVTQWTQGQRVGVGWFGGACFECESCRRGDFVSCQVGKVTGLTADGGYAEYLLAPADALAAIPDALSFAEAAPLMCAGVTTFNGLRHSGARPGDLVAVVGLGGLGHLGVQFAAKMGFETVAIARGAEKESFARELGAHHYIDSTTTDVAAELKRLGGASVVLATVTDAQAMSVTISGLAARGRLVVVGVPHEPLSVSAAALVMGSSSVAGHASGTAKDSEDTLRFAALTGVRPMVETYPLEKAAEGFDRMMSGRARFRVVLTND; this is encoded by the coding sequence ATGAAAGCTGTCCAATTCGCCGCACCCGGCGCATCCCTTCAGATCGTTGAGCGCGATATTCCCGACGTGCCCCGCGGGCACGTCCTGGTAAAGGTCGCCGCCAACGGCATCTGCCACAGCGACTCGATGCCCGCCGCGGGCATGGCGTCCTCTTACCCCCGCACCCCCGGTCACGAGATCGCCGGAACCATCGAGACCCTCGGCGAAGGGGTGACGCAATGGACTCAGGGCCAGCGCGTGGGCGTCGGATGGTTCGGCGGAGCATGCTTTGAGTGCGAATCATGCAGGCGCGGCGACTTCGTCTCATGCCAAGTCGGGAAGGTCACCGGGTTGACCGCCGACGGGGGCTACGCCGAGTACCTCCTGGCGCCGGCGGACGCCCTCGCCGCGATCCCCGATGCGCTCAGCTTCGCGGAGGCCGCTCCGTTGATGTGCGCCGGCGTCACAACGTTCAACGGACTGCGCCACAGCGGCGCGCGCCCCGGTGACCTTGTCGCCGTCGTCGGACTGGGCGGTTTGGGCCACCTCGGAGTCCAATTCGCTGCCAAGATGGGCTTCGAAACCGTTGCGATTGCACGCGGCGCCGAGAAGGAATCGTTCGCCCGCGAGCTCGGCGCGCACCATTACATCGATAGCACCACCACCGATGTCGCGGCAGAGCTGAAGCGGCTAGGCGGAGCCAGCGTGGTCCTGGCCACCGTTACCGACGCGCAGGCCATGTCGGTGACCATTTCGGGGCTCGCGGCCCGCGGGCGGCTCGTGGTCGTCGGTGTTCCTCACGAGCCCCTCTCTGTCAGCGCGGCGGCCCTCGTCATGGGCAGCAGTTCCGTCGCCGGGCATGCCTCGGGCACAGCGAAAGACTCCGAGGACACCCTCCGCTTCGCGGCCCTGACCGGCGTGCGCCCGATGGTCGAGACCTACCCGCTGGAGAAGGCGGCAGAAGGCTTCGATCGCATGATGTCCGGACGTGCACGCTTCCGCGTGGTCCTGACTAACGACTGA
- a CDS encoding NADPH-dependent F420 reductase has protein sequence MKTAILGTGTVGRTIAARLAELGHTVTIGTRDPEATLSRTEPDAMGTPPFAAWAAENTGIALAGFAEAAAGAELVVNATNGAASLDVLTQAGAESLDGKVILDIANPLDFSTGMPPTLFVKDTDSLGEQIQRAFPAARVVKSLNTMNAALMAHPDRLTEAGSVFVSGNDSDAKDTVTGLLKEFGHQDVIDLGDITTARGTEMLLPVWLRLWGALGTPDFNFKIVR, from the coding sequence ATGAAGACAGCAATCCTCGGCACCGGCACTGTTGGCCGCACTATCGCAGCCCGTCTCGCCGAACTTGGCCACACCGTCACCATCGGCACCCGCGACCCGGAGGCCACCCTTTCCCGCACCGAGCCCGACGCCATGGGTACCCCGCCGTTCGCCGCTTGGGCCGCGGAGAATACCGGCATCGCTTTGGCAGGGTTCGCCGAGGCCGCGGCCGGGGCCGAACTCGTGGTCAATGCCACCAACGGCGCCGCGTCCCTGGACGTGCTGACTCAGGCCGGAGCCGAAAGCCTCGATGGCAAGGTCATCCTGGACATCGCCAACCCCCTCGATTTCAGCACCGGCATGCCGCCGACGCTGTTCGTCAAGGACACCGACTCCCTCGGCGAGCAGATCCAACGCGCATTTCCCGCCGCCCGGGTGGTCAAGTCCCTCAACACGATGAACGCCGCCCTTATGGCTCATCCGGACCGGCTGACCGAGGCGGGCAGCGTGTTCGTTTCCGGGAACGACTCCGACGCCAAGGACACCGTTACCGGGCTCCTGAAAGAATTCGGCCACCAGGACGTGATCGACCTCGGCGACATCACTACCGCTCGCGGCACCGAAATGCTCCTGCCGGTTTGGCTCCGTCTCTGGGGCGCACTCGGCACTCCGGACTTCAACTTCAAGATTGTCCGCTGA
- a CDS encoding NADPH-dependent F420 reductase translates to MDTIRVAVIGTGIIGQTLAARFVQAGHIVTMGTRNPQRDDLVELARRAGASLTSIEDAIHSAEAVVWAINGSAMADAIPAYGQHLADKVVIDATNNIGAPSMNSLALITEYAPTAHAYRAFNSLGWENFANPRYGELNGDLLYTGPTGPTQAVAENLIESTGLRPIRVGDNDKAKIVDDFVALWFSLAIGQGMGRELGFKILTR, encoded by the coding sequence ATGGATACCATCCGCGTAGCAGTTATCGGCACCGGCATTATCGGCCAAACGCTTGCCGCCCGCTTCGTGCAGGCAGGGCACATCGTCACCATGGGCACGCGCAACCCTCAACGGGATGACCTTGTTGAGCTCGCACGCCGTGCCGGGGCCAGCCTCACGAGCATCGAGGACGCCATCCACTCAGCCGAAGCGGTAGTGTGGGCGATCAACGGCAGTGCCATGGCAGACGCTATCCCCGCCTACGGCCAGCATCTGGCCGACAAGGTGGTTATCGACGCCACCAACAACATCGGCGCCCCGAGCATGAATAGCTTGGCCCTGATTACCGAATACGCTCCTACCGCCCACGCGTACCGGGCGTTCAACAGCCTCGGCTGGGAGAACTTCGCCAACCCGCGCTATGGCGAGCTCAACGGCGACCTCCTCTACACCGGCCCCACCGGTCCCACCCAGGCAGTCGCCGAAAACCTCATAGAGTCCACCGGGCTGCGTCCGATCCGCGTTGGGGATAACGACAAGGCCAAGATTGTGGACGATTTCGTCGCCCTCTGGTTCTCCCTCGCCATCGGCCAGGGCATGGGCCGGGAACTCGGATTCAAAATCCTTACCCGCTGA
- a CDS encoding SDR family oxidoreductase, with product MSPYNFAGKHVLVIGGTSGIGRAVVEHAAAEGARVTAAARTTEDVSLPDGVALERVDLTSTASVESLFERTGAFDHLVLSAGPGAMGGVRDLSTDEARPFMDTKFWGYYEAVRAAADRIAKDGSITLVGGAASRKHAPGRPMMAAINAALEAFGKANAIDLAPIRVNVIAPGLVDTPAYAGMPEQMRQGMLDGYAASVPAGRAGLPSDVATAAVFLMGNTFVTGTVLDVDGGVQLV from the coding sequence ATGAGCCCTTACAACTTCGCCGGTAAGCACGTCCTTGTCATCGGGGGCACATCCGGCATCGGACGCGCCGTCGTCGAGCACGCGGCAGCAGAAGGCGCCCGAGTCACGGCAGCCGCACGCACCACCGAGGATGTCAGCCTCCCCGACGGGGTGGCGCTAGAGCGCGTGGATCTCACCTCCACCGCTTCCGTCGAGTCCTTGTTTGAGCGGACCGGGGCCTTTGACCACCTGGTGCTCTCAGCCGGGCCCGGCGCCATGGGTGGCGTCCGGGACCTGTCCACGGATGAAGCGCGGCCGTTCATGGACACTAAGTTCTGGGGTTACTACGAGGCAGTCCGCGCGGCAGCGGACCGGATCGCCAAGGACGGATCCATCACCCTCGTGGGCGGGGCCGCTAGCCGAAAGCATGCGCCGGGACGCCCGATGATGGCCGCAATCAACGCGGCGCTTGAGGCGTTCGGCAAGGCCAACGCAATCGATCTCGCCCCCATCCGGGTGAACGTGATCGCCCCTGGCCTGGTCGACACCCCGGCCTACGCGGGAATGCCGGAGCAGATGCGCCAAGGCATGCTCGACGGCTACGCTGCGAGCGTGCCCGCCGGCCGCGCCGGGCTGCCCTCGGATGTCGCGACTGCAGCCGTGTTCCTCATGGGCAACACTTTCGTCACGGGTACCGTCCTGGACGTCGACGGCGGCGTGCAGCTCGTCTAA
- a CDS encoding TetR/AcrR family transcriptional regulator, with product MARKSGEENRRNVLEVATRLFYERGIRAVGMDTVVKECGVGNATIYRQFPTKDALATAYVQGRADAWFERMEQAAGESPSPEGKLVAVFEVLAGDTAGASYRGCPMLNTNTEFPEGNHPAHLVSVEHKQQVRDWFRSLAEQAGARDPEELADELLLVLNGAYATAAVLDGATYGSRALRLARFLIEDACPDS from the coding sequence GTGGCCCGCAAGAGTGGCGAGGAGAACCGGCGCAACGTGCTCGAGGTGGCGACACGCCTGTTCTATGAACGCGGCATTCGCGCAGTCGGGATGGACACCGTGGTCAAAGAGTGCGGCGTCGGCAATGCCACCATCTACCGCCAGTTCCCCACCAAGGATGCCCTCGCCACAGCCTATGTGCAAGGGCGCGCCGACGCCTGGTTCGAGCGCATGGAACAAGCCGCCGGGGAATCCCCCTCCCCCGAGGGCAAGCTAGTGGCAGTTTTTGAAGTGCTCGCCGGGGACACTGCCGGCGCCTCCTATCGAGGGTGCCCGATGCTGAACACCAACACCGAGTTCCCCGAGGGCAACCACCCGGCGCACCTCGTGTCCGTGGAACACAAGCAGCAGGTACGGGACTGGTTCCGCTCTCTCGCCGAACAGGCCGGCGCCCGGGACCCTGAAGAGCTCGCCGATGAACTGCTTCTCGTCCTCAACGGCGCCTACGCGACCGCCGCCGTGCTCGACGGCGCCACGTACGGTAGCCGCGCCCTCCGCCTTGCCCGGTTCCTCATCGAGGACGCCTGCCCGGACTCGTAG
- a CDS encoding aldo/keto reductase has protein sequence MENRTLGSLTVSALGLGCMGMSEFYGEGDERESLATINAFLDAGGSLLDTADMYGPFTNEKLVGKAIAGRREDAVIATKFGNERRDDGSWVGINGKPEYVRSACDASLQRLGVDHIDLYYQHRVDKTVPIEDTVGAMAELVQAGKVRHLGLSEAAPETIRRAHAVHRITALQTEYSLWEREPETKVFPVLEELGIGFVPYSPLGRGFLTGQLRSEEDFAENDFRRHSPRFQGENFKRNLELVDRVKELADQKQCTPGQLALAWLLAQGNHIVPIPGTKKRERLAENLGATAVVLSEQDLKRLDELAPAGSTAGARYPNMSSIDT, from the coding sequence ATGGAAAACCGCACGCTTGGTTCACTGACCGTCTCAGCCCTCGGCCTCGGCTGCATGGGCATGAGTGAGTTCTACGGCGAAGGGGACGAACGCGAATCCCTCGCCACCATCAACGCCTTCCTCGACGCCGGCGGCAGCCTGTTGGACACCGCCGACATGTACGGGCCTTTTACCAACGAAAAACTCGTGGGCAAGGCCATCGCCGGGCGCCGCGAGGACGCAGTGATTGCCACGAAGTTCGGAAACGAACGGCGCGACGACGGATCCTGGGTGGGCATCAACGGCAAGCCCGAATACGTTCGTTCCGCGTGCGACGCCAGCCTGCAGCGCCTCGGCGTGGACCATATCGACCTGTACTACCAGCACCGGGTGGACAAGACCGTCCCCATTGAAGACACCGTGGGCGCCATGGCCGAACTGGTCCAGGCCGGAAAGGTCCGGCACCTGGGACTCTCGGAGGCCGCACCGGAAACGATCCGCCGCGCCCACGCCGTGCACCGGATCACTGCATTGCAGACCGAGTACTCCCTGTGGGAGCGGGAGCCCGAAACGAAGGTCTTCCCGGTCCTGGAGGAGCTGGGCATCGGATTCGTTCCCTACAGCCCTCTCGGTCGCGGCTTCCTGACCGGGCAACTGCGCAGCGAGGAAGACTTCGCGGAGAACGACTTCCGCCGGCACTCACCCCGGTTCCAAGGCGAGAACTTCAAGCGCAACCTGGAACTGGTGGACCGGGTGAAAGAACTCGCCGACCAGAAGCAATGCACGCCAGGACAGTTGGCCCTCGCCTGGCTACTGGCACAGGGCAACCACATCGTCCCGATCCCCGGCACCAAGAAGCGCGAACGCCTGGCAGAGAACCTGGGGGCCACCGCCGTCGTACTTTCCGAACAGGACCTCAAACGGCTCGATGAACTCGCGCCGGCTGGTTCAACAGCAGGAGCCCGCTACCCCAACATGTCCAGCATCGACACCTAA